In Nostoc piscinale CENA21, the genomic stretch TGGTTCTACACTTAAAGAAAGAATGAATCAATGGAAAACTGCGTTAACAGGATCAGCAAGCTACACTCAACCAGTTACAACTTTAATTGATTTCATTAGTACTACTAGCCCTTCAATTAGCACTAACACCAGTGGAGTTTGCCCAGGTACAAATGCCAGTCCTAAACTTGTGGGTAGCCTCACCAGTGGTTTTTATACTTGTGTTGATGCGGCTGAAGTATTAGCACAGGTTTTCATCAGAGGCAATGCACTTGCTCGCATACAAAACAATAACCTGAATTATCAAAATTCTCAAAGAGCTTACTTTCCTAGTGCAAGTGTACGAGTACAAGGACGCGGGTTTTTGTTGACTAAATGATCTTTATAAATACCTTAGTTAATTTATCAAGCATATAATATGTACTTGTCAAGTTTAAGTTTTTTTCAGAGAACTAAAAATAGATACCTATCTGAACATATCCAAAATGATGTTGGTTTCAGTATGGTGGAAGTTATTGCTGTAGTGCTGATGATAGGCATATTAGGCACAATTGCTATTCCTAGCTGGTTTAATTTCCTTAATCGGCAACGAGTGAATAAAACTAATGATGTGGTTTTTGCCGCTATACAAGAAGCACAAAAAGAAGCTAAACAAAAAAAAATCAGCTACAGTGTCAGTTTTAAAATGGACAATCAAGTTCCCAAGCTGGCTATTCATCCTGACTCTATAGCAGCATCTAGTCTTGCTAGTAACCAATGGAAGTCTATGGAGGAATCTGTAGGAATCAAATCTGGACAAATCAGCTTTTTTACAAATTTGACTGGTAAAAACACTGTCAACTCTACTAACCCCGCAGTGAATACAAGTGCGACATACTTAAATAGTCCACAAACAATCACTTTTGACTACATGGGTACTTTGCCAAACTTTGTTACACCAGCAACAGGAGAAGCACCAGGATTAAAAATTGTTGTAGCTGCATCTAACAATTCTACAAAGCGATGTGTGATTGTAAAAACTATTTTAGGCTCGACTCTTAGAGGCAAAAATAATGAGTGTAATTAAAATTCAGCAAAAAAATCATAAAAATACATTACATAATACTGTATATTCAACACAAAATCATAACATTAGTTAAGTATGAGGTTTCATATTTGTATTTTTTAAACTTGTAATCAAAAATGTCTATAAAGTATAAACTTCAAAATATGACTGCAAGCCTTGATTTTACAGTAGTTGTCCCGACTTATAACGGTGCAATTCGTCTACCTAAGTTATTAGAACGACTGCAACAGCAACAAAATACTGAAAATATCTCTTGGGAAATTATTGTTGTAGATAATAACAGTACAGATAATACGGCTCAAGTTGTTAAAAATTATCAAACAAATTGGCAATATGCTTCCCCGTTAAAGTACATGTTTGAAGCCAAACAAGGAGCAGCTTACGCCCGAAAACGTGGAGTAGTAGAGGCTTCAGGCAAATTGATAGGTTTTCTTGATGACGACAACTACCCGCTATCAAATTGGGTAGCAGAGGCTTATGCTTTTGCTCAAAAATACCATCAAGCAGGGGCTTATGGTAGTCAAATTCACGCAGATTGGGAAACAGAACCATCAGAAGATTTTCAACGACGAATAGCACCATTTTTAGCAATTACAGAACGCGGAAATCTACCACTACTTTATGAAGCAAAAAAGAAATTACTACCTCCCTCTGCTGGTTTAGTAGTAAGGCGACAAGCTTGGCTGGAAAGTGTACCACAAAAAACTATATTAACTGGTAGAACTCCTGGTAATATGCTGACCAGTGAAGATTTAGAAGTACTATGTTACATCCAAAAATCAGGATGGGAAATTTGGTATAATCCCAGCATGGAGATTTATCATCAAATACCAAAATCTCGATTACAAAGAGAATACTTAATACCATTTTTTAGAGGTATTGGATTGAGCCGTTATGTGACTAGAATGGTAAATACAAAGTATTATAATAAACCATTTATAATTCTAGTTTATTTAGTAAATGATTTACGAAAAATTATTTTTCATTTCCTGAAATACAAAGGGAGTTTTCAAGATAATTTAGTAGCAGCTTGTGAAATGCAACTATTTTTAAGTAGTTTAATTAGTCCTTTTTATTTATGTAAAAATGGCTATTTAAATAACAAAATATAATACTTCAAACACTGCTTTTTATTTTTAAATTAATGAACAGTATTTTACATATTTCTATAGTCATTCCTACATATAATGGATCAGAGCGCCTGCCCAATGTTTTGGATGCTCTATTAAAACAAACAGGTGTTGAAGACATAAATTGGGAAATTATTATCATTGATAATAATAGTTTAGATTCAACTGCTAACGTATTTATTAATTATCAGGGTTTATATCCTAATAATTGTTGTTTAAAATATTTTTTAGAAACCCAACAAGGAATCGCATTTGCGCGTGCGCGTGGGGTTAAAGAAGCTCAAGGAAAATTTATTGCATTTTTAGATGATGATAATTTGCCGGAAACTGATTGGGTTTTTAGGTCTTACCAATTTGGGCAAGAATATCCTCAAGCAGGCGCGTGGAGCGGTCAAATTCATGGAAAATTTGAGGTAGAACCACCAGAAAACTTTTGCAGAATACAGGCTTTTTTAGCTGTTAGAGAAGATGGGCAGGAAGTATACAGATTTGATGCAGATAATTTAAGATTACCACCAGGTGCTGCACTGGTGGTTCGTAAACAGGCTTGGCTTGAAAGTGTTCCCCAGCAATTGATTTTCAAAGGTCGATTAGGAAAATTAATGCTTAGTGGTGATGATACAGAAGTACTTCTACATATACACAAAGCCGGTTGGCAAATTTGGTACAATCCGGCGATGCAGGTTTATCATCAAATTCCTAGCTGGCGATTTGAGAAAAGTTATTTGTTAAATTTGGCTCGTGGTTGCGGTTTGTGTATTTTCCAACTACGGTTAATCAATGCTAAAAATTGGCAAAAACCAATTATTTTATGCAAAACTATTTTGGGAAATCTCCGCCGAATTTTAAATCATCTTATTAAGTACAGAAGAGATTTAAACAGTAACTTAATTGCACTCTTTGAACTAGAGTTTTATTGGGCTAGTATGATAAGCCCTTTATATACTTTACAATGCTATTTGTCTAATAAATTTGTATATAACTTAGATAAATTATGACTAATGTCATTCAAAATATTCCAAAAATTTCTGTAATTATTCCAACTTATAATAGTGAAAAAACTATCAAAACAACCGTAGATTCTGTATTTAGCCAAAGTTTTACAGATTTTGAATTGATTGTCATTAATGATGGCTCAACAGATTCAACTTTAGATATTGTTTCACAAATTCAAGACTCACGTCTTAAGGTATTTTCTTTTGAAAATGCTGGTGGTAATGTCAGCCGCAACCGAGGACTACAGCAAGCAGTTGGAGAATTTGTCAGTTTCTTAGATGCGGATGATGTTTGGACATCTGGTAAGTTGGTAAGTCAGTTAGAGGCTTTGCAAGATAATATTGATGCGAAGGTTGCTTATAGCTGGACTGATTATATAGATGAAAATGGAAAATTTTTAGTTTCAGGTAGTCATATTACTGTTAATGGTGATGTGTATGAGAGATTATTAGTAAGTAACTTTTTAGAAAATGGTTCTAATCCATTAATTTATAGAGAAGCTTTAATTGAATTAGGTGGTTTTGATGAATCACTAAGTGCTGCTCAAGATTGGGATATGTGGTTGCGATTAGCTGCTAAATATTCTTTTATTTGTGTCCCTAAAGTGCAAATTTTGTATAGAGTCAGTGCCAATTCACTATCTTCTAATTTAGTTAGACAAGAAAAAGCTTGTTTACAAGTATTAGAAGGTGCGTATGATACTAGACAAATACTCAATAAAAATATTTGGAA encodes the following:
- the hpsE gene encoding hormogonium polysaccharide biosynthesis glycosyltransferase HpsE, producing MTASLDFTVVVPTYNGAIRLPKLLERLQQQQNTENISWEIIVVDNNSTDNTAQVVKNYQTNWQYASPLKYMFEAKQGAAYARKRGVVEASGKLIGFLDDDNYPLSNWVAEAYAFAQKYHQAGAYGSQIHADWETEPSEDFQRRIAPFLAITERGNLPLLYEAKKKLLPPSAGLVVRRQAWLESVPQKTILTGRTPGNMLTSEDLEVLCYIQKSGWEIWYNPSMEIYHQIPKSRLQREYLIPFFRGIGLSRYVTRMVNTKYYNKPFIILVYLVNDLRKIIFHFLKYKGSFQDNLVAACEMQLFLSSLISPFYLCKNGYLNNKI
- the hpsE gene encoding hormogonium polysaccharide biosynthesis glycosyltransferase HpsE — its product is MNSILHISIVIPTYNGSERLPNVLDALLKQTGVEDINWEIIIIDNNSLDSTANVFINYQGLYPNNCCLKYFLETQQGIAFARARGVKEAQGKFIAFLDDDNLPETDWVFRSYQFGQEYPQAGAWSGQIHGKFEVEPPENFCRIQAFLAVREDGQEVYRFDADNLRLPPGAALVVRKQAWLESVPQQLIFKGRLGKLMLSGDDTEVLLHIHKAGWQIWYNPAMQVYHQIPSWRFEKSYLLNLARGCGLCIFQLRLINAKNWQKPIILCKTILGNLRRILNHLIKYRRDLNSNLIALFELEFYWASMISPLYTLQCYLSNKFVYNLDKL
- a CDS encoding glycosyltransferase, with translation MTNVIQNIPKISVIIPTYNSEKTIKTTVDSVFSQSFTDFELIVINDGSTDSTLDIVSQIQDSRLKVFSFENAGGNVSRNRGLQQAVGEFVSFLDADDVWTSGKLVSQLEALQDNIDAKVAYSWTDYIDENGKFLVSGSHITVNGDVYERLLVSNFLENGSNPLIYREALIELGGFDESLSAAQDWDMWLRLAAKYSFICVPKVQILYRVSANSLSSNLVRQEKACLQVLEGAYDTRQILNKNIWNLSRTNLYKYLVCKALQQPFSRTKGILAARFLYLFFVYDTARFKRVNFTFKLLIKIAIMVILPTKIATILLNKVTIKTT
- a CDS encoding pilus assembly FimT family protein, with protein sequence MVEVIAVVLMIGILGTIAIPSWFNFLNRQRVNKTNDVVFAAIQEAQKEAKQKKISYSVSFKMDNQVPKLAIHPDSIAASSLASNQWKSMEESVGIKSGQISFFTNLTGKNTVNSTNPAVNTSATYLNSPQTITFDYMGTLPNFVTPATGEAPGLKIVVAASNNSTKRCVIVKTILGSTLRGKNNECN